The sequence CCGAATTATTTAGATAAATGTCCAGGCACCCCTTTAAATACAAAGGTAGACATAAATGGATGTCCTGAAATAGAGGAATCTAAAACTGGAGCTGCTGAACAATCGCCTGTAGTGATTGAAGAAAAACCTCCAGCCTTGTTAGTACTGTTTGACCTCAACAAATCTGGTATCAAAAAGGAATATATGGCTAATATTGAAGCATTTGCTAAATATCTGCAAAAATATCCTGAAGTGAAAGCTACTATTGAAGGTCACGCCGATAGTACTGGAGCTGATGCATATAATAAAAAACTTTCTAAAAAGAGAGCTGATGCAGTAGTGAAAATCTTTGTAAATAAATTTGGAATTGAATCTTCTCGCTTAACGGTTATTGCCTATGGTGAATCTAATCCGATAGCTGATAATAAAACAAAGGAAGGTCGTAAAACAAACCGAAGAGCTGTTTCAGCTAATATTGTTCATTAAGGAAATAATGCTGTCTGTTTAAGGCAGAATAAAGTTCGTCCCGCCGAAAAGGCAAACAACCCCTAATTTTAACCAGCTTTATTTTAAATAAAGCTGGTTTTTTTTTGAATACAATTTTTTAATTCACAATCCACACTGCCATTTTTCGAGCTAAACTCAATATTTTTGTACTTACTCTGCCCATATGAAAGTCTTCCACTATCGTTAAACCTCTTCTTCCAAGAACTATACTTCCAAAATTATTAGATTTTGCCTCTTCAATGAGGCCTCCTGCTCGGCTGCTTTTATCTGAGAGAATAAGACTTTCAATCTTTTCAATTGCAAACCCTGAATTCACAAGAGTATCTTTAGCTGCTTCAAATATAGGCTCAATTTTATTTCTTTTATCTTCAATCCATTCTTCTTCATTTTTTGAATTAGGCAAATTCAATGGACGAATTATATGGCAAAGGCTTATATCTTTATTAATTGGTGAAATCATAGATGCTATGCAGGTTAACCCTTTTAATGATCCTTTTGATCCATCCATTGCTATGAGAAATTTATCATGGGAAGGCTCTTCTCCAACAACAACAAATGGAATATGGATAATTTTTTCGATTAATTTATTTGCAACACTTCCGAATACTAACTCTTCAATAGTTCCTTTACCTGTTCTTCCAAAAAATACTGCTGTATAGCCTATCATAGATTCTGCAAAAATATCCCTTGCAAAACCCAGCTTTCTTGGTTGAATTTTTATAATGATATTCTTTTTTGAAAAACCCGCATTAAATAAAAAGACTTGCACTTTTTCCATAAAATCATGCATTTTATCTTTTTCTTGAGAAGCCCACGCTTTAACAGAAACCATGCTTGAAGAAAGCTCAGGGTTGTTTTCAAGATCCCATATAGTTTCAGGGATAGAGAATTCTATATTAAAAAGAATAATCTCTGTTCTTTCCGGAGGCAAAATTTTACTTACATATTTTACTGTATCCATTGATTGATTAGAACCATCAATGGGCAGCAAAATTCTTTGTAATTTTTTATCATTTTCCATATTATAAATATTCTCCTTTTACAAAAAATTTAATAAGTGCAAGATTTTATGGAATTATCCATACAGATCTATCATTGGCGAGCTGCACAATTTTATTTACAACTCGTCCTGCAAAAAAATCCGTTACTACCGATAATCCGCGTCTTCCTGCTACAATTGTTCCATAATTATTTTTTTTGGCATATTCAAAAATAGCAGCCGCTCTGCTCGTAACATTTGTAATTATATCAACGTCTATATTATTTGCGTTAATACCATAATTGATTAAATTGTTTTTTGCTTTTTCAATAAATGGTATTATAGCGTCTTTTGTATTCTCTATAAAATTTCTTTTACTGAATATTTTTTTAACTCCATTTTCTTTTGTACTGCCTCCACGAATTATATGAATGAGTCCTATTTTAATATCAGAATTATTAAAAACCTTGCAAATAAAATCTACCGCCCGCATTGAATTTTCAGAACCATCTACGGCTACCAAAATTTTATCTGTATTCGGATTTTTTCCAACAATAAATATAGGTGTAAAAAATAATTTTTCAAAGACTTTCGCAGCTATACTTCCTAAAAATATCTCATTTAATTCGCCAATACCCTTTCTTCCTATAACAATAAATGAATAATCATTTTTTGCTTCAATCAGTATATCCCTTGCAAAGCCTACTTTTCTTTTATTAATTTTTATTTTAATTCCGTCTCTTTCGAATCCAGATTTAACAAATAAGTCATGGACATCTCCCATATATTTTCGTATAAAATTTATATGATCAAGTTCCCAACTTACAACTTCATCATATTCAGGCACAATGTTAGCGTCAAAATAATATTCCGGCAGAGGACTATATACATTAAAAAGAATAATATCCATGTTTTTACATTGCTCAAAATTTTTTATGTATTTTACAGCTTCAGACGAATAATCGGAACCATCTAAAGCTATTAAGAACTTATTTTTTTTGTTGTCATTTTCCATTTAACTGCCCTCCTATATTTTTTAACTTACAATCCATAAAGCCTGCTCGGTTACAAGCTGTATGGCCTTATTACTTACTCTGCCCATAAAAAATTCTTGAACCTTTGATAAGCCCCTTCTTCCTAATACTATTGTTCCGTAGCCTTGTTCTTTAGCTTCAATAACGATTGATTCAGCTCGGCTTGCAGCGTCACTAACTATTTTTGTTGTAATATTTTCACTATTAACTCCCATTTTAATTAAAAAATTTTTTGCATCTTCAAAAAACGGCAAAATTCTATCTTTAACATCCTCTTCATATTTTTCTGGAGAAAAGAATTTATAAAATTCGTCTTTAAAGGCTGTTTCGCCTCTTATAACATGAATTAATCCTATTTTTATGTCTTTATGTCCCAAAGTTCTTGCAACAAAATCTACAGCGCGGGACGAACCTTCGGAACCATCCATAGCTATGAGAATTTTATTTGGATCAGCGTTTTCTCCAACAATCATTATGGGGACAAACACGAGTTTTTCAATAAGCTTTGTAGCAACGCTTCCTAAAATTAAGGTAGCGACATTTCCCATGTCTTTTCTACCTATAGCTACAGCAGAATAATTTTTTTTCGCTTCCCTTAGAATGTCACGGGCAAAACCAACTTCTTTTTCTTGAATTTTAGTAAAAATCAAATCTTTTGAAAAACCAGCATCTAATAAAATTTGTTTTGCCTTATCCATATAATTCTTTTGATATTTAAGCTGATTCATTTTCCATGCAATTAATTCTTGAGTTTGAGTTGAATATTTTTCTCTAAACTCTACATCAAGAAATCTATAGGGAAAGCTTTCAAATATACTAAATAGGATAATTTCTTTATTTTTAAAGGGTTCTACCTTGCTAATATAATAAGGTATCTTAAATTTAGCATCATATATATCTAATGATAAAAGCAGTTTTTGATTGTCCATACCTAATTGTACCTCCTTAATATGTATTATTATAAATTTAATTTAAGATTCTTTAATACTTTTAGGCAATTAACGTACCATATTTTTAAACAGTTAATAACTAATAGTGAATAACTAATAACTGTCGGATTATTTTACAAGGTGTAAATTCTATTTTCTAAAAGTAGTTCAAATGCGTATCTCAGAAAAATAAATTGGAAAATGTCTGAATCAGAATTTTCAGAATTATAGAATTAGCAGAATAAACTATATTACCTTTTGTAATTAAAATTCATTATTGCAAATTTAATCTTTGGCATATTCATTGCTGATAGTTATAAACATTTAAATTTAATATATTTTAACAGCATATAAGGAGAATCAATCATGAAAAAATATCGATATTCATCTCTTAAAAGAATAATACTACTTAATATGATATTTGTTCCAGTTATTCCTTTTATTCTATCAATTGGTATAGGATATTATTATTTTATATCTTCCCTTGAAAATAGCGCTATTACAGCTATGAGCAAAATTGTAGAAGATCATAAACAGATGATTGAATCATTTTTAGAAGAGCGAAGAAGCGACCTTGAATTTTTATTATATGCCTATTCATTGGAAGAGCTAAAAAATCCAGATAAACTTAAAGGCATATTTGAAAGCTTACAGAAAAAATCAAGTGCCTTTGTTGACCTTGGAGTTTTTGATGAAAATGGAGTGCATATAGCTTATGAAGGACCCTTTAATTTAAGTGGAAGAATTTATAAAAATGAATCTTGGTTTATTGAAGTTTTAAAAAATGGATATTTTATAAGTGATATTTTTCTTGGGTTTAGAAAAGTTCCCCATTTTATTATTTCTGTTTCAAAAGAATTTCAAGGGCAAAAATGGATTATCCGTTCAACCATAGATACTTATACCTTTACTAACATAGTTAAAAGCGTTCGTATTGGAAAAACTGGTGAATCATATATTTTAAATTCAGAAGGAATCTTCCAGACTGAACGAAGATCTGGCGGAAATCTTATGGACAAGGACGTAGATTTTTCAAAATATTTAACTTCTATAAATTCTATTAATACCTTCATCGAAAACGATTCCAAGGGAGATAAATATTTATATACTACTATCTGGATGAAAGATAAAAAATGGTTACTCGTTGTAAGGCAAGAAAAAGCCGATGCATTTAAAGCTCTTAGATCCGCAAGTTATCTTATTATTTTAATATCAATCATTGGTGGTGCTTTTATAATAGGACAAGCATTTTACCTTACCGGAAGAATCGTAAAAAAATTTCACACAACTGATACAGAAAAGGTCGAATTGCAGGATCAATTAATTAGAGCCTCAAGATTAGCTGAAATTGGAGAAATGGCAGCCGGATTTGCTCACGAAATAAATAATCCTCTGCAAATCATAAAAAGTGAACAATCCTTAATTGAAATTATTTTTTCTGACCTTAAAAAAAATAACAACTTACAAAAAGCAAAAGAACTATCAGAAATAGAAGATTCTTTAAGTCAAATAGGCCTTCAAATAGGGCGATGCGCTAAAATAACTCAAGCTATATTGAAATTTGCTCGATTAAGCGAACCCGTTTTCCAAGACATGGATTTAAAACAATTTATACCTGAAATATCAGGTATGATAGCAAAAAAAGCCCGTGTCAATGGAATAGAAATACAACAATCCATTAAAGGAAATACTCCTAATATTTACGGTGACCCCGGGCAACTTCAACAAGTCCTACTAAATCTTTTAAATAACGCAATAGATGCAGTTGTAGAACGGCATGGAGCTAAGGGAGGTGAAATAATTATCGAAGCCGGTTTAAATAGCGATGGAAAAGTAGAGTTATCGGTTAAAGATAATGGATCTGGAATAAATCCTGAAAATCAGAAAAAAGTTTTCTCACCATTTTTTACTACTAAGCCAGTTGGCAAAGGAACAGGACTTGGACTTTCCGTATGTTACGGCATAATTAATAACATGGGAGGTGTCATGGAATTTACAAGTGAAAAAAATTTAGGAACTACCTTTACAATAAATTTCCCAATAAGGCAGTAAATACTGCTGTTAGCAGTAAACAATACATATAAAATAAAAATAAATTTTTAACAAAAAAGGAGGACAAAGACGTGAAAGACGACAAAAATGAATCAAAATGGATAACAAAATACTCAAGGGAAAAAGAAAGAATATTTTTCTTTTATGCAACTATCTTAATGTTCATATTTTATATTTTAAGCAACTAAGTATGGAGGAGACCAACTATGGAAGAAAAAAAAGCAGCAGCAGGATATGATAAATTTATTAATTGGAAACTTTTTGCAATACCGGTGGTTCTTTTTCTATTCATGGCGCTAATACCAACTCCAAGCAGTATGCTTGACGTTGGTGTAGAATATTCCATGGGTCAGAAATATGTAGAAAAATTTTTTGCAAAAGAATTATTCGGGACAAAACCTATTGAACTTTCTCAATGGCAAATTCAAATGGTAAGGATGATGGAAGCGAGTGTGCAGGGTTCATCTTTTACCAGAGAAAGTTTTTTAAAAAGAGGGGATAAATGGTGTAAAGAAAACGATATCCCATTTACAAAGGATCATTTAGAATTGGTTATGGCTCATGCTAAATCAATGGCAAAAGAAGATTTTAATGGGCTTTTGAAAAAAGGCTATGAATTAAGGGCGAAAGATTTAAAATTTGATGATTTATCCGATTCAGATAAAGTGAAGGCAAAAAAAGCAGGCTTTCATGTTCAAGTAGCTGTTGGTATTGTTCTTTTTGTAGTAAGCTGTTTTGTAACTGAAGCGCTTCCATTGCCGATTGTAGCGTTTTGCGTTGGAATTCTTGCACTTGCAACTGGAATTGTAAATAGACATAACGTTGCAAGCTCTTATTGGTCAGATGCTACATGGTTTATTATGGGTAGTCTTATGTTTGCTGCAGCATTCGTTAAAACAGGTGTCGATAAACGTGTAGCTATGATGATGTTCGGAAAGCTAAAAAATGCCAATATAAAAGTAATTACTTTTGTTATGATTTTAGTAATAGCACCTTTAACAATGTTTATGTCCGACCACGCTTTAGCCGCTATGTTTTTGCCGATTGGAATTTTGCTTTATTCTGCATCAATAGCTGCATCAGATACTGAAGACCCAGAACTTGCAAAAATGTTAATGATTACAATCGCAATGGCTGCAAATCTTGGAGGGTCATTATCTCCATCAGGAGCGGCTCGAAACATAATCATGATGAACTACACAGAAGATATGTTTGGAATTTCAATAGGATTTGGAACTTGGTGTTTATATTGTATGCCTTTCCTACTTTTCGTTATGCCTATTTCTTGGTTGGTTATTAACTGGACATTTAAGCCAACTATAACTAATCTTGGAAGCGCTCTCCAGATAGTTCACCGTGAAGTAAACAGAGATGGAGGCAAATGGACAAAAGCTCAAATAATATCTTTAATTATCTTTTTGATTACTCTATTGTCCTGGATAACGGAAAGTAATTTATTGGTTGCTATTACAGGAATACGATTTGGTATTGGCGCATTAGCTGTAATGGGTGCGGTACTTTATATTTGTGCAGGAGTTGTTAACTGGAGGGATTATCAAACAAGAGTTGACTGGGGAGTTGTTTGGTTATATGCAGGAGCTATAATATTTGGTAAAGTCCTTGTTCAAACTGGAGGAGCTTACTGGATTGCAAGAACTCTTCTTGAATTTGCGGCGCCTCTTGGACTTGATAAAGGTCTTGGATTACTTCTCACTGGAAGTATGATTACAGGTTTAATGACACAAATAATGGCCGATGGTCCTGCTTGCGCAGCGGTAGGTCCCGTAACTTTGGCTATGGCGGGCATTGCTCACGCTGGAACATCAATGATTCCGATGATGGCTATGGCAACAGCTATTGCATCATCTTTTGCTTACTGTCTTGTTATCGGAACTCCGCCTAATGCAATTGTATATTCAAGCGGCTATCTTAATGCGAAAGATTTTATAAGAGCTGGTCTTATATTATGGGTCACAAACATGATCGGACTTATGCTTTTAGCAACTTTTTATTGGAGATTTATGGGATGGACTGGACTTCCAGCATATTAATAGTTGTAGACATTAGTAATTAACAAAAATTTGAATAAATATAATGCAGTCTTAACTTAAGGAGGCGCATAATGGATAAAAAAATTAAAGTGTTAATGGTCGATGATGAAGAACAATTTAGAGAGACCACAAATAAAATTTTAAAAAAAAGAGGCTTCGACACAATTCTTGCCGCAAACGGTGAAGAAGCCATAAAAAAATTAGTTGAAAACCCTGATGTTGTTATTCTTGATGTTAAAATGCCGGGTATGGATGGACATCAAGCTTTAAAGGAGATTAAAAAGTTAAAACCATTTTTACCAGTAATTATGCTTACAGGTCATGGGGCACTTCCTTCTGCGAAAGATGCTCTTATAGAAGGAGCTTTTGATTATCTAACAAAGCCTTGCGATATAAGTCTTTTAGCAACAAAAATATACGATGCTTGTCAGCAAGATAAAAAAGTCGCTGATAAAGATGAAAAGACAGTCGCAGACGCTATGATACATATAGAGCATTATACAACTATTACTGGAGAACAGTTGATAAAGGACGCTTTTATAAAGCTAAAAGAATCTTTTACTTCCAAAATATCCACAAGCAAATTAATGGAAACAGGTCATAGATCTATACTTGTTTTGGATAACAATGGAAATCCGGAAGGTATTTTATCCATAAAAGATTTATTTGAAAAAATGATGCCTATTTATCTTAAAGCTCCAAAACCTTCTCTTGCGGACGCTATACAATTTTCTCCTATGTTTTGGAAAGGATTGTTCACTATAGAGACAAAAAAACTTGCAAAAATGAAGGTAAAAGATGTTATGTCAGATTTGTTATTAACGATAGATGGTGAATCAAATCTAATGGAAGCGGCTCATATGATGGTTAACAACAATATCCGACGACTTGTAGTTACAAAAGGCGGAAAAACTATAGGCGTTATAAGAGAGCAAGATTTATTCTTTGAAATGGAAAAAATAATTAGAAAACTCTAAGAATGTTTATATCATGTAGAGACGCGATTATGCACCGCGTCTCTACTAAACAAAAAAAACTGATATACCATTCAGTTGATTAAGGCCAAAAATAAAGGTAAATACAAATAAAATTATTTAAAAATAGAAATGATATGTCATTTTTTGTTAATGGAAAAAAAACAAAATCCTATCTAATATTTTTTGAATTTTCTTTATAGCCAATTTTTAACAGCAATAACATTCCAGGCACCGCTACAAGTGTGCAAAATATAAAAAAATTTTCCCATCCAATATCTTTTGCGATATATCCTGTTGGAGCTGAAAGTAAAACCCTTGGTATTCCCATAAGGCTTGTTAATAAGGCATATTGAGTAGCTGTAAATTTTTTATTAGTGATACTCGCCATAAATGCAACGTAAGCTGATGTCCCCATACCGCTTGTTATATTTTCAAACGAAATGACAGCAGAAAGTAATGTAATATTGTATCCTATGTGAGCTAAAACGGCAAAACATGCTGTAGATGCTGCTTGAAGTAGTCCAAATATCCATAAGGAAGGATAAATTCCAAGTTTAAGCATAAGCAGTCCTCCTATTGATATTCCTGCTATTGTAGCCCAAAATCCAAATAATTTGACAACCGCTCCTATTTCCGTATTTGAAAAGCCAATTTCTAAATAAAATGGCGTCGTCATAGTGCTTGCCATAGCATCTCCGATTTTATAAAAAAGTATAAAGGCAAGTATCCATAGGGCATCTTTCCGTGTAAAATACTCATATAATGGCTGTATTACAGCTTCTTGAAAATTTTTAGGAACACTTACTAATATTTTTGGTTCAGTCGTAAATATAGTAGTCAAAATACCAGGCAGAATACACAAAGCCATAACAAGATAAACATTTGAAAAGGAAATAATATCAGCTAATATGAACCCTCCTCCTGAAGCAAGAAGCATCCCAACTCTGTAGCCATAAATATACATGGAAGAACCAAGTCCTAATTCATTATCTGATAAATCCTCCCGTCTGTAAGCATCAACAACAATATCCTGAGATGCACTAAAAAAAGCTACAAGTATAGCCGCTAATACTGTAATCCACAAATTTCTACCAGGGTCAGCAAAACCTAAACCAGCAATAGAAATCATTAAAAAAAGCTGGGCGACTATAAGCCACCCTCGTCTTCTTCCTAAAAAAGGAGGTATAAATCTATCAAAAATAGGCGCCCATAAAAATTTCCAAGTATAAGGTATTTGTACAAGGGATATAAGACCAATTTTTGTGATATCGATATTTTCTTGTTTCATCCATGCTTGAAGTACACCCATGGTTAAAAGAAGAGGAACTCCGCATGAAAATCCCATTAATAGGGAAACTACCATGCGTCGACTAAAAACTACATCTAAGATGTTTTTTTTAAAACTTAACGTCAAATTCTTCAAATTCACAAAAATGCTGTTTATGTCCATTTGATTATGAATACTTCCCTATGAGCACTTCTTCTAAATCTCGTTTTGGGACATAGTGAACTTTGTTATCATCTCTGTAATAACGAATATCTCCATCCTTGACTTTAACGATAGCTATTTCTTCTCTTGGCCTTCCTATAGCAATTACGATCAGTATTTCATATTCATCTGGAATATTTAAATTTTTTTTCAAATTTTCTCTTTCAATCGCACCAATCATGCATCCAGCAAGCCCTTTTTCCCTTGCTCCTAAAAGAATACTTTGGCTTGCAATGCCATGATCACATCCAAAATTTTTTGTAATTCGAGTATCTCCCAAAATAATAATATATGAAGTTGGTCTTTCGCCTTCCACTGGGCCTTCCCAGTCTCTTAGATAAGCTGCCCATTTTAAGCAAGGAAATATTAAGTCATTTGTTTCTGCTTTACAGGAAATAATATATTTTAACGGCTGAAGGTTTGCGGCAGATGGAGACAACCTTGCTAAATTGACAAGCTCTTTTAATAACTCAAGTTCAATTGTATGATTTTGGTAAAAACGTCGGCAGCTTCGATTTTTGCGAACTAAATCTTCAATCATTTATCTCTCCTTAATAATTTAAATATGTTGACGCATCCATATTAACACTTTATCCAATTCATTAGATAATTCTTTTAATGCTTTACCTCTATGACTTACAATAGTTTTTTCATCATTTGTTAATTGACCAAATGTTTTATTCAATGGCGGATAAAAAAATATTGGATCATACCCAAAACCGTTCGATCCAGATGGAGCATCGGCTATAATTCCTTCGCAGTTTGCTTCATACGTTAAAGCTTTTCCACTTGGAACAGAAAGAGAAAGAACACATTCAAAGCGAGCTGCACGATTTTCTTTTCCTTTCATTTCTTCAAGAATCTTTTTATAACGATATTCATCAGATACATTTTCCCCTGCATATCGAGCAGAATAAACTCCAGGAGCCCCATTTAAAGCATCAATAACAAGACCTGAATCATCAGCAAGCGCAGGAAATCCAAGTATTCTTGCCACACAACTTGATTTTTTATATGCGTTTTCCTCAAAAGTTACACCGTCTTCGACAATTTCAGGGATTTGTCCAAAATCATCTAAACTTTTTAAAACTATTGGAAAATTTTTAAAATAACCTTCGAATTCTTTGACCTTTCCTTTATTTTTAGTAGCAAGAACAATAATAGTCTTTTTTTCCATTGCTGTTAGTATATGCCTCCTTATTTCCAATCTTTTAAACCGTATTTTTCACATATTTTTAATAATTTACCTGATTTTCTTAACTCTTCAATACCGTCTGATAAAATTTTAGCATATTCTTTTGATTTTGGCATAGATGGAGAAAATGCTACATAAGCTTTGGCCGGAGAACCAACTTTTCCAGCGGAACGCAACTTATCTTTCATTCCCATTTTATTTGCAGTGTACCAAAATACAGGCTCAGCTTCTATTAAAGCATCCATACGATCTGCGTTTAATTTGTTGATGTTATTTTCTAAAGGAGTTTTTCCTGATGCTATCTGAATTCTGTTTGGCTCGCTATAATACTTTTCTATATACTGATCGATCTCTTCTGTGTAGGCATAATCTCGAATAACTCCTAAAGAGATTGTTGATAAAGAAGATATACCAGTATATTTCCAATTATTATCAATATTAGTAAAAATTGAATTACCTATCATACCGATTTCATTTTCAGGAAAAACAAAATCAGGGGCATCATCCACATATGCCCCAATAATTCCGCTAATTCTTCCCTCTCTGCATTCTTTTATGGCTCGAGCCCAAGGAATTATTTTATATGTAACAGTGTGGCCAGATTTAGCAAAAATTTCTTTGGCGAGTTCTACTACATAGCCGGGATCATTCGAATCAGGTTCGCAATTCAAAGGACACCAGACATCGGCTCCTAATGTGATTTCATCAGCCGATGAATTATTATAAAAAACCGCCAAAATTGTAATACTTAAAACTACAACCAATAATTTTCTCATATTACCTCCCCTTTATTTTTTGGTAAGTTAAAATTTAATTTAATAAATTTATTTTAAGGTTAAAATTCAAATTCTTTAGTATTAATGCCAAACTTAGTAAGAATTTCTATACCCCTATAAATATTAAGTCCAGCAGAATCAATCCCATGGGAATCATCGCCAGGAATTAAAGTAATTCGCATATCTATAGCTTTTTTCAAAATTGGCATTGAAATATAAGGTTCTGTTGATCCTTTAGAAAGAGCTCGCATGTTAAAATCAAGTATAAGTCCTAACTTTTTTATTAATTCAAGATTACGGGTTATTTTATCATTAATTTCAGGAATTTTAATTCGTTCTTTATAGTTAGTATCATAAATCCTTATTAAATCAAAATGACCTACAACTTTCGGCTTTAAAGTATTAATCATGCTGAATTGAAGGTCGAAATATCTGCAATAAAGCTCATCTATACCGCCAACAAATGATTTCACTGCTCGTTCATAATGTTCTTCTGAGTAATCAAATATCATATCATCAACATGGTGAACAGAACCTACAATATAATCAGGTTTAAAGATATTAATAAGCTTTTTTACGAAATCGTCAGATCCTGTATGGGTTTCACTTTCAAACCCAACATATATCTTAATTTTTGAAGCATATTTTTTTTGAAGTGCCCTACAGGTGTAA comes from Desulfobacterales bacterium and encodes:
- a CDS encoding nitroreductase family protein, whose translation is MIEDLVRKNRSCRRFYQNHTIELELLKELVNLARLSPSAANLQPLKYIISCKAETNDLIFPCLKWAAYLRDWEGPVEGERPTSYIIILGDTRITKNFGCDHGIASQSILLGAREKGLAGCMIGAIERENLKKNLNIPDEYEILIVIAIGRPREEIAIVKVKDGDIRYYRDDNKVHYVPKRDLEEVLIGKYS
- a CDS encoding XTP/dITP diphosphatase, whose translation is MEKKTIIVLATKNKGKVKEFEGYFKNFPIVLKSLDDFGQIPEIVEDGVTFEENAYKKSSCVARILGFPALADDSGLVIDALNGAPGVYSARYAGENVSDEYRYKKILEEMKGKENRAARFECVLSLSVPSGKALTYEANCEGIIADAPSGSNGFGYDPIFFYPPLNKTFGQLTNDEKTIVSHRGKALKELSNELDKVLIWMRQHI
- a CDS encoding transporter substrate-binding domain-containing protein, whose amino-acid sequence is MRKLLVVVLSITILAVFYNNSSADEITLGADVWCPLNCEPDSNDPGYVVELAKEIFAKSGHTVTYKIIPWARAIKECREGRISGIIGAYVDDAPDFVFPENEIGMIGNSIFTNIDNNWKYTGISSLSTISLGVIRDYAYTEEIDQYIEKYYSEPNRIQIASGKTPLENNINKLNADRMDALIEAEPVFWYTANKMGMKDKLRSAGKVGSPAKAYVAFSPSMPKSKEYAKILSDGIEELRKSGKLLKICEKYGLKDWK
- a CDS encoding histidinol-phosphatase; this encodes MENKLVSIHGGHSGEFCSHAKNSLEEIIKTYIDKGFTWVGITEHIPPLSEKFLWPDEIKQGLNLKSAYERFERYIYTCRALQKKYASKIKIYVGFESETHTGSDDFVKKLINIFKPDYIVGSVHHVDDMIFDYSEEHYERAVKSFVGGIDELYCRYFDLQFSMINTLKPKVVGHFDLIRIYDTNYKERIKIPEINDKITRNLELIKKLGLILDFNMRALSKGSTEPYISMPILKKAIDMRITLIPGDDSHGIDSAGLNIYRGIEILTKFGINTKEFEF